The nucleotide sequence cggtggaacgaAAAATAAACCGAATTACCTTAATAGGAGGTTtgcaaaatatgtgggttttttttgttgcaatggagtatttcagttcactgcaacattagatttatatatagtgaaacattatgagtacactaggtgaaacatttttggtggaacaaaaaataaaccaaattcctttaatagagggtttccaaaatatgtgggtgatttgttgcaactacgcgttccataatatcaaaatccactgcaacatttgatctgtacatagtgaaacatcatgagTACATTACCTGAAACATCGTAAAACTACTGGTTGAAACCTCAAAAGGACCATATGCAACattctaaaaaaatcaataaaaagttaaaatatttttttgtcgaaatataatcatgtgtggtcttgttgtaaagatttaattgtaacgaaatTACTATTTAGTGGTGCAATCAGATCATAGATTAGATAAATAGtttacgagaaaaaaaaatcttttgaagAAATAAGAGATGCTAGTATTTGCTTTGGCTAACAACAATGTCACAGCCTGATAGATAGCCGTCCGATCCGCGCGGCTCGATCACACGGCGTGGGCGGCGATCGATTTTTCAGTGCACGATCGGACGTGCGGTGCTGAGCATTTTCGATAATATCCGCTACCAAGTATATTAGGAACGGACACTAATGTTGTGAAGTGAGTGTAACTCAACTGTTAGGTTTTTTGTGGTGGAACCAGTTCACccggatttaaattttaaatttaatacgAGTGTTTGCATTTATGGGTACTCCTattatggctaattatttttttagggaTAGACGATGTACCCATCAATAGTAAGTCACCCACATTTGtactttgttaaaaaaaaagaatagacaCTATCACTCTACTTTGTCTGTGTCATATTATAAGCTGCTTGATCAAATATGACTAAATTAGTAGTTAAGTAGTATGGGAGAAGGGTTCTAATCACCAAAACTTGTTTACTACAtgttaattaaataaatataaaattaataatataaattaatatgtaGTATATCACTTCATAAGTTTAAATTCGACTTTATAAGATATAAGATTTTTTTACGACCTTTAAAAGTCGAGTTTGAACTCATATGCTTATAAAATGATATTATATACTCTATATCATCATTCTTctaaaagaataattataaCTTTCGATCCctatgtcccataaaaaatttttttaatgttaactatgaatctagatatatatatatatatatttaggttTAGGTTTGTAGCTaggattagtatttttttagtgGAGTAGTAGTTGATGTGCAATAATTAACGAGAGAAGAGTTTTCCCATAGTAGGATTAACCAATGTACTAGCCAGCCACTGGCTAAACGCCTAGTTGTGAAGAGAGAACGAGGCTGATCCAAGATCCATGGACGCTTCTGCGATGCTGGTAGCTCTACTAAccatcctcgccaccgccgccgccgccgccgccgccgccgccgtggcgtcgtcgtcgctgcgcCGCCGCAAGAATCAGCCTCCGGGCTCCCTGGGCCTCCCCGTCGTCGGCCACACCCTCGCCCTGCTCCGCGCCCTCCGCTCCAACGCCGCCGAGGACTGgctccgccgccgtgccgccgcctacGGCCCCGTCTCCACGATCTCCCTCTTCGGCCGCCCCACGGCGTTCCTCGCCGGCGCCTCCTGCAACAAGCTCCTCTTCTCCAGCGACAAGCTCGCCGCCATGAGCAGCGCCTCCTTCCTCCGCATGGTCGGCCGCCGCAACATCCGcgaggtggccggcgacgaccaCCGCCGCGTCAGGGCCATGATGGCCCGCTTCCTCAGGCTCGACGCCGTCAAGAACTACGTCTCGGCCATGGACGACGAggtccgccgccacctccgcgccgagtggggcggccgcgccgccgtcgcggtgATGCCGTCGATGAAGTCGCTGACGTTCGACGTCATGTGCACCGTGCTGTTCGGGCTGGAGAGGCGGGGCGACCACGCCGCCGTGAGGCGTGAGCTCTCGTCGGAGTTCCAGCAGCTGGTCCGGGGGATCTGGGCCGTCCCGGTGAACCTCCCCTTCACCACCTTCGGCAAGTGCCTCGCCGCGagccggcgcgggcggcgcgccGTGGCGTGGATcgtggaggagaggcggcgagcgatgccgcgtggcggcggcggcggcggcagcgcgggcgACCTGGTGACGCACATGCTGGCCGAGGGGATGGACGAGGAGGAGATCATCGACAACGTCGTGTTCCTGATGGTGGCGGCGCACGACACCACCGCCGTGctcctcaccttcctcctccgccacctcgacGGCAACCGGGCGGCCTACGAGCGGGTCGCGGCGGAGCAGGAGGCGatcgcggcgcagcggcggcgcaggggAGGCTCCGGCTCCGCCCTGACGTGGGACGACCTCGCCGGGATGAGGTACACGtgggcggcggccatggagacGCTGCGGATGGTGCCGCCGACGTTCGCGAACATGAGGAAGGCGGTGGCCGACGTCGAGGTCGGCGGCTACGTGATACCCAAGTGGTGGCAGGTGATAACCGCGGCGACGATGACGCACCTGGACCCGACCATCTTCCCGGACCCCGGCAGGTTCGAGCCGGCGAggttcgaggcggcggcggcgaagtcggCGCCCCCGCCGTTCAGCTACGTgccgttcggcggcggcgcgcgcgcgtgccccGGGAACGAGTTCGCGAGGGCGGAGACGCTGGTGGCCATGCACTACATCGTCACCGGGTTCAGGTGgaggctcgccgccggctgcgacggcggcTTCTCCAGGCACCCGCTGCCGTGTCCAAACCAGGGCCTCCTCCTCGACATCGAGCCCAAAGAATACAATGAATTGTGCTGAATTGTAATAATTGTATAATGCATTTTAATCAAAGATTGTGATGAAAATTACATTGTATACTTATTAGAAAACCCATTCTACTATAATCTAGGCGTCATTTCGattcacatgaaaaaaatattcccCAAATCCGTCGGCGGTggatcggcgaggaggaggaacagCGTGGGCATACACGCAGCCTGCGTCGACGCTGGTGACGCAGGGCGGGGGACGCTGCCACTCTGCCTGAGAGCTGAGgggagcggccggccggcgcggctcgccaccaccgccgcaagAATCGCAGAGCGCTCgagagaaaggggagagagagatccaTGGCTTCCTCCGTCGCTCTCAAGGGCTGCCCGCTCGCCACCCTCCTCAGGCAGCTCCTCGCCGATGCGCCGTCCACCCCCACAGGGAGGCCCGTCACCGGTCCCGCTGCCTTCAGAAGGACTGCtcccgccccgccgcctccgggaggcccacccccacccccgccgcccgAGGGCGCGTCGCTCCGCCGCTACGACGTCGTCGACGAGTCTGGCCCGACAGCGGCGAGGAGTACGACGACGGCGAGTGCGACCCATAGAACCAATGGTTAAAGCTCGTCACCTCTCAAGCATAAGGGCAATTAATTAAGTTATTTGGCTACACAGTTACCCACATTAGGACAAAAACGAATGGAATGGTGTGAAAGGCGCGATAAAGTTCAACAACGTGAGAAAAAGAGGCTTAAACTTTTTAGTAGCTTAAGATGCGGAGAAAAACCTCAATGAATGGTGCCCTTATTCGTTTGTTTTCCATAGTACCTACATTTTTTCAAGGCATAAACCCTCAAAATTTCCTCCTAGAGTGGTTAGTTGCCTGCGTCTTTACAGTGGAAACAATTTCAAAcgaatgacaggtgggtcccacttggCAGGTCGGTTACACTCCAAAATCCCACCATATATCTCCGAACCCACCACACTGACATCCGGTCCCCACCGCACGGACGGACCCCACGAGACAGTGTCTGAACCGGTGAGCTATTGGGCCGATGCGTTTTaattgcaaaagataatactcCCCCTCCTCGATTTAGAAACAGAAAACCGGATTGCTttgcgtctctctctctctctctctctccgcctttcccccttccttcgccgtctctccctctttccctctctcGATTCCCAACCGCAACGCCGAGCGGCGTCGCCATGGACGACGAAGCCGGGGAgtgagctcgccggcggcggagcatgATGGGTTTGGGCCGTGCGTGGTCTGGCCAACCTACACGCGTGATCCATGGTCGCTCTGCCCGGATCTGTACCGGTGGCGAGGAGAGTTTGCTTCAAAGTCCTGTGTAATATTTTTTCTTCCCTACTATGTCCCCTTCGGCGCTGCTGCCTCCACAGGTCTGCGCGTGTTCAGTAAATTCAGTTTAGGCGACGATTCTACGGTGGATCTGATTCTTGGCGCCAGAGATGCAGATCAGGCCGAGTCTGATGGCTTCCTTCGTCGGCTGGATGATGATAGGTGATACGGTGGATCTGATTCTTCTTGCACCGGAGATGGCTCCAGATCTCGTTCATCGGCTGGCATCTGGTGGTTTCGTTcatcggctggaggaggaaaggTGAGATCTTTATGGCTTAGTCGGCTGGAGATGGAAAGATCCCATCTTGTTGGCTTCCCTTCGTGCCTGTCCTGTTATTTCCCCCTCTCCCTTCTGGTTTTTCATCAATAAGACTGCACACATTGTCAGGCATGAGCGGCCAAATATATGATCAGTATAAAGACTTCTTTGTCAGGCATGATAAGCATATAAGCCTTCACACATTGTCAGGCATGAACAGGCAAATATTAGATTAGTAAATAGGGCTTCACACATTGTCTGGCACGAACAGATCAGTATATGAATGCAAGATTAGTACCATTGTTACATAACTTGGAGAAATGAATTTCTTCTGTTCTACATCTCCTACTCCTGAATTTCCAGCTGCAAGTTTTTACATGTTATAAGTCTGCAAGTGCCATAATTCCAAACTTTCTAAAATCCAAATGTTCCAGTCTGCTTTAGTTACTTTTATCATGTTCTATATCTGCTTCAGTAATTTCATTTGTAACTATGCATGTACAAGTGCAACCATGTGCAGATGCACTATTCATACTGGGCTAAATGTGTTCAGACAACAGCATCTGCTAGATTGGAAAAGACTGTTGAGAGCTGCTtaggcatgttttttttttcactttatgGTTTTGATGAGGTTCGacccagaaaaaaaatgtggtaGCTGAtttgtcaaatatttatttttgtttagtTTATCTCAGATGTTTCAGTTGTCTCagatttgtgaaatatatattttttgttttagttttcACTTTGTCTCAGATTCTTGAAAAGTCATTCAAATCAGATTTTTGAACAATAAATACAAGCCTTGGatcctactacctccgtttcacaatgcaagactttctagcattgcccgcatacatatagatgttaatgaatctaaacacatacatatgtctagattcattaacatctaaatgaatgtgagcaatgctagaaagtcttacattgtgaaacggaggaagtatttttgAACCCTGAAGCACAAGGTTTTGGATATTTCTGCCTTAGTTTTGCATGAAGTATTAGCTAGCTGTAACAAGCTAAAACAAATACCATAGCTGGTGTCCTGGTGGTAGCAAGCTGGTATATTTGAAAGAACTAATGAAGCCCTTTTTTACCCGAGTTTTTTTAACTTGATTTCCactttatattatatttacatactacgccgttgacttttttataacgtttgaccattcctcttattgagaaaaaaatataaatattatttattttattgtgacttgttttatcatcaaataatatataatcttaacttatacttttacatattatatactaagtttttgaataagacgaatggtcaaacgttgtacacaaagtcaacggcgtcgtacATTTTGAAAAGAGGGTAGTACTTCTGTAAATTCGTAGCAAAACAACTGCAATTTCTGTACTGTATCAATTTTCGACTTCTTTTGACCAAACAAAATTTAAAGGGCAACCAAAGCAGCactaaggttgtgttcttttggaggggttgggaacccctccccTACGCATGGAAAACGGAGCAATAGATTATCATATGATTGATTAGgtattagctataaaaaacatgaaaaatgaattaatatgatttttaaggtAACTTTCCTACATAAACTTTTTACCAAACGcgtactgtttagcagtttgaaaagcgtgcacgcggaaaacgatggAGAGTAGTTGGAAACATATGGGAAAGGACACAGCCTTATAATTACCTTGTCCACTTCACCACGGCTTTCAGGTGTTGGGTTGTCATTTACCTCCATGTGATCGCTCCAGCTCACAAGTGTCGACATCTGCATTCAATAAGTTTTTAAAGTCTTGATCAGGTCCCTCTAATTTCAGTTTTTCATAACCGAGAACTTTAATTTGATGAAACTGCTATATATGGTGGAcaaaatgctatatatatggtgaaaaatcTTACTATACTTTGTTTTGTTCATATGTAATGCTATTTTTGTATGTAAACAAGTTCAAAAGATGTGTCAGAAGTCTCATGTCCAGAAGTCTGTTTTTACAGGAatttcaacataattttacatattacaTATGTTAAAATTGCACTTCATTTTCTTCtgcaatttttatttaaatgcTGAGCTAAATCAGTGGGTGTTTTTTCAATCGAGGttagcatgcatatatatatagatcaaaCCATACGCTATTATC is from Oryza sativa Japonica Group chromosome 9, ASM3414082v1 and encodes:
- the LOC4346928 gene encoding cytochrome P450 716A1; the protein is MDASAMLVALLTILATAAAAAAAAAVASSSLRRRKNQPPGSLGLPVVGHTLALLRALRSNAAEDWLRRRAAAYGPVSTISLFGRPTAFLAGASCNKLLFSSDKLAAMSSASFLRMVGRRNIREVAGDDHRRVRAMMARFLRLDAVKNYVSAMDDEVRRHLRAEWGGRAAVAVMPSMKSLTFDVMCTVLFGLERRGDHAAVRRELSSEFQQLVRGIWAVPVNLPFTTFGKCLAASRRGRRAVAWIVEERRRAMPRGGGGGGSAGDLVTHMLAEGMDEEEIIDNVVFLMVAAHDTTAVLLTFLLRHLDGNRAAYERVAAEQEAIAAQRRRRGGSGSALTWDDLAGMRYTWAAAMETLRMVPPTFANMRKAVADVEVGGYVIPKWWQVITAATMTHLDPTIFPDPGRFEPARFEAAAAKSAPPPFSYVPFGGGARACPGNEFARAETLVAMHYIVTGFRWRLAAGCDGGFSRHPLPCPNQGLLLDIEPKEYNELC